A segment of the Manis javanica isolate MJ-LG chromosome 10, MJ_LKY, whole genome shotgun sequence genome:
AAACACTGGCTTCCACGGGCAGCCTGTCTCAGGCAAGGTCTGTGTGTTAGGGCCACTGCAAGGGGATGAAACCCTGAGGTTTGCTTGTCTGGCCAGCTGTGGCAAGGCCTCCCGAGGCCTCCTAGGGCGAGGGGCCTGCTGGGAGGACCCAGTCCTGTGGAGAAggggcaggcagcagggcaggggaaggagTCCTGGCCCGGGGGTGGAGACTTGGGGCTGTCACTAATTTGACAGGCAAGGCCTCTCCTTCTGCCGGGTCCCCAGGGGTCATCCCAGTCTCACTGTGGCTGGAGCTGGGGGCACAGCCAGGACTTGTCCCTGCCAAGAAGACGGAGAGGTGCTGGAGCTGCaggctgagagcctgctgtgTATGGATGCCAGACAGTTTAAGGGCCCAGGTCCAGCGGGACCCAGTGGTCCTACCACAGGTCTGCTCTGTGTGCACACCCCCACGTAGGCCAAGGACagcgatgatgatgatgatgtcaCAGTCACCATGGACCGAGATCGCTTCATGGATGAGTTCTTCGAACAGGTGGGAGCCAGCACACCCCATCTCATGACATGCATGGGCAGACCCCAGGTGGCCATGTCCCACCCCTGAGCTAGGTCCAGGGTTCTTACCTGGACCTGGCTTGGCAGCCCACACCAATTAATGAACCCATTGTGAGAGAGAATAGACTGAAGCTCAGAGGGGAGCAAAGTTCAGGCTTGGAGCCGCCCACTCCTTCCCACACAAGTCTAGAAGGATATGTGGAGCAGTTCCACCCGCCCCAGCCTCCTCCTGAGTCCTGACCTCAGCCCCAGTCTGGCAAGCCCTGGTCCCCAGAAGTGTCTTCCCTGGCTTTCTTCTCCTGACCTGGCCTCAGTCCACAGGTGGAGGAGATCCGCGGCTTCATTGACAAGATCTCGGAGAATGTGGAGGAGGTGAAGCGGAAGCACAGCGCCATCCTGGCCTCCCCCAACCCTGATGAGAGTAAGTGTGTAGGTGTGAGGGGCCAGTTTCAGGCCCCACAGGCCTCCGAAGAGGAGCTGCTGGGGAGGGGTTGTGGGCAGCCTCCTGGCACCCCAACAACCTTCATTGTCAGCCAGCTGAGGAGTACCTGGGCAAGCGGATGAGGGCTGTGGGAAGCCTGAGGAAATAGCTGGCCCAGGCCCAGGGTGGAGGTCAGTGCCCAGTGCCACCCGCTGGACCTGGTCTCGTGCAGACTTGCATGGAGGGAGAGGCAGCCCTTCTCAGGCCTGGGTGGGTCAGGTggccaccccctgcccacccccaggtaAGCTGGTTGTTTTCTAAGGCCCACGGGCTGGCTGCAGCACTCGGATTCTGGGAGGGAGCTGCTTCTGATCAATAGGCAGTTTCTCAGTCCAGCCCCTCCCTCTCCGTTGCCTCCAGGGGAGCAGATGGCAGCTCTGAGGCTCAGCGCTGTGGGAGGGCAAGCCGGCCAAGCAGGCAGAGCTTCTGGAAGGAGCTGGAGCCCTGGCACCTGGCCAGTGGTACCCTAGTGCCAGGCATTCTCAGGGCTCCAGAAAGccacctctctccctcctcacagggagtctgtgtgtgtctgcaaTCCATTTTGTCCCCAGGCAGGTTCCCCTGGCCTGGTTGTCACAATTCCTGTTGAGGTGTTGATAACCATGCTGTCCCGTGCCATGCTGACAGCATGCAGGGGCGAGATCCCCTCCCTTGGTGGGAGCTCCCCCTCAGCCCCAGGCAGACAGGGGGCCGGCAACCTGGACTCACTAGACTGGGCATGTGCCAGCTGCTCCTCTCCTCCAGCTCACCTCCTCTCCAGCTTCCCCAGCTCCTCTGGGAGGCCCCAGCCTGTGGGCCTGTAAGAAAACACCAGGAGGGTGCAGCCCTGCTGCCTCCAAGTGGCCAAAGGGAAGTGTCCAGGGCTTGATTTCAGTCTCATCTCCAACACTGCCTCCCAGTCCACAGCTCCTTAGCCTTGAGGCAGTGCCAAGCCGACCAAGCCTGGTGCCAGGCCCTCAGAAGACAAAATGAGTCAGTGGCGAGCTGGGGAGATTGTCCCaggaggggtggagagagagggacCACCCAAAGCAGGGCATCCATACATCTGATAAAGTCCTTACTTTGCCCCTGCCCAGAGATTTGCCTGGGGTGGCAGCATGTGATGTGGTATGTctttgtgcctgtgtgtgtatCAGGGTCAGTGTGTGTCTCCATGTGGATCACTTCTGGTTGTGTAGATCACTCTGTCCTCTTGTCCATCCCACTCCTGGAAGGGGGCTGGCTGTGGGAGCAGATACTGTCAGCAGCGGGGCAGTGGCCTATCCCTGATGGAAGGCAGGTGGGCTTGGGGCTATGGAGTTGCCCAGCTCCCCTTCTTGTCTCCCATGTGCCACCAGCAACCCTTCTCTCCGTGCCATTCAGTCAGTAGCAACCAGTTCAGGATCACCGCTGAGAGTGGAGCCGTCAGGCTGGCTCGTGGTCGACAGTGTGGGCTAACAGGCAACCCCATGGGGAGGGTCTCCCTGTTGAGTGTTCTAGGGCAGAGGTGGAGCAGACCCACAGAGAAGTCAAGGGAAAGACGGcagtgagtgggggtgggggggctttcCTGGGCCAACGCTTACTCTGCCTTCTCTGGGTGCTGCCATCCGGGCTGGGCTATTTTGGGTTCGAGCAAAAGAGGCTGAGTCGTCAGAGCAGCTGGTAACcaagttttcctttgttcctatgaATAAGGCACCCTCCTCCGCTCCTCAAATCCCCCCTCTCCTTCACCCACGTTCTACTTGGGAGGTGGGCCCCACTTGATCAACCCCTGTAAACACCCCTCCCCAGACCCCTATAGGAgaagccccagcccccaccccaagcaGCAGGGCGACGGGGATGAGAAAGGCCACAGCCAAGAGCTCTGCCATGGTTTCTCCAGGGGTGCAGTCCTGGGGGCTGCCCTGAGGCTGGGTCATTACCAGGACCCTTTGATCCACCCAGCACCCCAAAAGGAAGCAGCCATCTTGCCCCACTTTGCCAGCCAACCCCTCACAGGAGTGCACTGGGCATCCTCCTGGCTTCTGCCAGATTTGGAGGAATGGTTCCAGTTGGAACAAGTGCCAGAGATACTATGTCACCACTTACCCCTACCTTTACCCTTGTAAGCCCAGCTCCTGGCCACTCCAGGCCAGGTCTACCCCAGGGGACCCACTTCTTTGAAGCTTTTCTCCATCAGCTCCAGCCAGGCCCCATGCATCCCACCCCCATCTCCCTGCTGGGCCATTAGCATTTGGCCTCTACTGAGCTCAGCACCTGTGGGAGACAGGAATTTGGGAAAACAAGGTCTGCCCCACCCAGGGTACTCCATGGGGGTGCTGGCTTCTGCCTCCCTGGCCCACAGCCCCATCACTGTATTGGCTGGACACTTGGTCCCCTGACCCGCCAGGTAATGCTAGGTGAGCTGCACCCCCACACCCTCAGCTCAGGCAAGTATCAAGTAACCATTCCCCAGTGCCAACTCTAGCATCGCCAGCTGCTCCACAATTATTTCTGCCTTAAATTTAGACCCATCTGTTATCTGCagggggtgggagaggcagcagaggaagaagggaggctCCTTGGAAAGCAGCATGAGAAGGGGTGAGGCTGCATGCAGCTGATGTGGCCCTGGTCCAAGACCAGAGGGACAGGCAGGGCCCTAGCCAGGGGAAGAGGGGAGACCCAGGACCCAGGGCTGCCTAGAGCCCCTTGCTGGGCTCCCTGTGCTGGAGGCTGAGCCTGCACATCAGGCAGTGGAGAACCCAGAGTCCACCCGCCACCCCTTCTACCTCCCCAGAGACGAAGGAGGAGCTAGAGGAACTCATGTCTGACATAAAGAAGACAGCAAACAAAGTCCGTTCCAAGTTAAAGAGTGAGTCTGGGCTCCAGGCCTTGTCTGGGGCGTGGGGGGCACTCAGGCCTCTTTCTCCAAGCAGGGGTTTCACAAACACTGGGGGTCCACCGAGTCTTGCTCTCCTTTGAGGGTGCCATCGTGTGCCCATTCACTCATACCACCTGGCAAGGCCCATGTGTTCCGGGCGCTTGGCTGGGCCTCGGGACAGACGCATGAGGTTTCGTCATGGGAGAGTCCCCCTCTGGGCATTCCCCCCACTTCAGCTGCAGAGGGTTAAAGGAGTGGCCAGCACCACCTGGTGCAATGCAGAAGCCCCCTGTGCCTTTGTGAGCTCAGGTGTGTGCACCCCAGGAATGTACAGGCCTAGGGGCCATGAGCCCTATGGGTTTGTGGCCACCCGGCCCTCCCACTCTGGGCATGGCACCTTGTTGGGTGCACAGCCttcctgagcaggagggagacGGGGTGGGCCTGCGCCACCaggcctagcacatagtaggagcCCACACACCCAGCTTGGTGTGTGCCAAGGCCTGACGTGTGGATGTGCATGTGTTTACCCACATGATGCCTGGAAGCGCCCTTGGTGGACCCTTGTCCATTGGAACCCCGTGCCCCCTTCCTCTGATTCCCATGTGACCCCCCACTCACAGACTTCACAGGAACCCTCCAGGGGAGGTCTTGGGCCAGGTCCTGGGTATGTGGGTAGGGGGGCAGTGGTGAATGGGGGCAGGGTACGGCTCAGAAGCCATCTGTTGTCCCAGGCATCGAGCAGAGCATCGAACAGGAGGAAGGCCTGAACCGCTCGTCTGCTGACCTGAGGATCCGAAAGACACAGGTCTGGGCCCGGCTGGAGGCGCCTGAGGTTCTAGGGTCAGGTAGGGCTGGGCCTAACTCCTGCACCCCTATCTCGAACCCCCAGCACTCCACACTGTCTCGCAAGTTTGTAGAGGTCATGTCAGAGTACAATGCCACGCAGTCGGACTATAGAGAACGCTGCAAGGGCCGCATCCAGAGGCAGCTGGAGATCAGTAAGCcgagggggtggggctggagggtggAGCCAAGGTGAGGGGCGGGGCTCAGTGTGACCCCTGCCCGCAGCTGGCCGGACCACGACCAGTGAGGAGCTGGAAGACATGCTGGAGAGTGGGAACCCGGCCATCTTTGCCTCCGGGGTGAGTGtggcccagccccctcccacaGGGACCCCTGGGGTGTGTGCAGTGCTGGGTCTGGGTGGTAGTGGGACACAGCTACTTCGTAAGGCAGGTTTTAGAGAGGGCTGAGTCCCGGAGAGGGGAAGGGACCAGACCGAGGTCACATAAATGTTAGTGGCAAGGCTGGAATTAAAGACACCTGCCTCTTGGTTCATCCCAGCTGGGTCCActtccctgctgcccctgcccatTTGCCACAGCCAGGGCGTTCCTTCCGCCATCCTCAGAACCCTTTTCCTCTCTTGGGGGACACATCTTTGGTCGTCTCTATGTGCAAGTGAATTTTGAGCGGAGGGTGGGTGGGCTTCCTGAAGGTGGCACACAGGGTGGGAGGCAGCTTGGAGTTGTGGGgtccaggaggagggaggggaggggcagtgaTGTTCAGTGTGGGAGGGAGAACGGGAGGATGGCCCGGGAGAACAGCAGTTCAGGGCCTGGCCCTTGGGGCGGTCAGCAGGGTCTACAACCTGGCCATGAAAACTACCACTTACTGAGCAGTTGCTGTGCCACAGGCACAGGTGGGCAGTATGTAGCCCCATATACAGGTGGGAAGTCTGCTGtctcagagaaatgaagtcaTAGAACCAGtcaggaggtggggggagggctgggcaaaGGAAGCTGTGGCCCATCCCAGCTGCCTTCTCCCTTGGCCTCCTGCCGGCCTGGTCCTAGTCCCtgtcccccgcccccacccagaTCATCATGGACTCCAGCATCTCGAAACAGGCTCTGAGCGAGATAGAGACACGGCACAGCGAGATCATCAAGCTGGAGAACAGTATCCGTGAGCTGCACGACATGTTCATGGACATGGCCATGCTGGTGGAGAGCCAGGTGAGTGCCCGGGCCACTCCTCTCCAGCCTGCCTCAGCGCCAGGGCTGCACTAACCCCTGCCCTTTTTGCCCAACACGCTGCCCTGCCTGGGAGGGACCGAGTCTCCAGGTAACTAACTGCCTGCTGTTAAAAACTGCCTCAAGGGCCCTGCCCCCCTGAAGGACCCTCTCCTCTGCATGGCTCTGCCACCAGGCCCCCGACGCTGCATGGCTCTGCTTGGCCCTCCAGGACCCCAGGCCCTGCATGACCATATTCACCTACACCCAGCCTTATCCTGTCTTATTCACTCACTACCAGCTGTTGTCACCTGGGCCCTGTGGA
Coding sequences within it:
- the STX1A gene encoding syntaxin-1A isoform X3 — encoded protein: MKDRTQELRTAKDSDDDDDVTVTMDRDRFMDEFFEQVEEIRGFIDKISENVEEVKRKHSAILASPNPDEKTKEELEELMSDIKKTANKVRSKLKSIEQSIEQEEGLNRSSADLRIRKTQHSTLSRKFVEVMSEYNATQSDYRERCKGRIQRQLEITGRTTTSEELEDMLESGNPAIFASGIIMDSSISKQALSEIETRHSEIIKLENSIRELHDMFMDMAMLVESQGAFLKSYLEPPPGPEGRPLELWCLGPAGGDD
- the STX1A gene encoding syntaxin-1A isoform X2, translated to MKDRTQELRTAKDSDDDDDVTVTMDRDRFMDEFFEQVEEIRGFIDKISENVEEVKRKHSAILASPNPDEKTKEELEELMSDIKKTANKVRSKLKSIEQSIEQEEGLNRSSADLRIRKTQHSTLSRKFVEVMSEYNATQSDYRERCKGRIQRQLEITGRTTTSEELEDMLESGNPAIFASGIIMDSSISKQALSEIETRHSEIIKLENSIRELHDMFMDMAMLVESQGEMIDRIEYNVEHSVDYVERAVSDTKKAVKYQSKARRPLP
- the STX1A gene encoding syntaxin-1A isoform X1 — encoded protein: MKDRTQELRTAKDSDDDDDVTVTMDRDRFMDEFFEQVEEIRGFIDKISENVEEVKRKHSAILASPNPDEKTKEELEELMSDIKKTANKVRSKLKSIEQSIEQEEGLNRSSADLRIRKTQHSTLSRKFVEVMSEYNATQSDYRERCKGRIQRQLEITGRTTTSEELEDMLESGNPAIFASGIIMDSSISKQALSEIETRHSEIIKLENSIRELHDMFMDMAMLVESQGEMIDRIEYNVEHSVDYVERAVSDTKKAVKYQSKARRKKIMIVICCVVLGIVIASTFGGIFG